Proteins from a genomic interval of Paenibacillus sp. FSL H8-0048:
- a CDS encoding FixH family protein: protein MGITLAGCSGNKEDEMTMQMHGAANSSMSPIKVELSWTPEEVTAGTAVSFKAVVTQDGEPVDDAREVMFEVNEAADKTKKVEIKGESAGEGAYVGEHTFDEAGEFSVTSHVTARTQHSMPSKKLVVAP, encoded by the coding sequence ATGGGGATAACGCTAGCCGGATGCTCGGGGAATAAGGAAGATGAGATGACGATGCAGATGCATGGTGCGGCCAATTCCTCCATGTCACCGATTAAGGTGGAGCTGAGCTGGACCCCGGAAGAAGTAACCGCAGGGACGGCAGTCAGCTTCAAGGCTGTGGTGACACAGGACGGTGAACCGGTAGATGACGCTAGAGAAGTAATGTTTGAGGTCAATGAGGCCGCAGATAAGACCAAGAAGGTTGAAATCAAGGGTGAAAGTGCCGGAGAAGGGGCTTATGTGGGGGAACATACCTTTGATGAGGCGGGCGAATTCAGCGTCACTTCACATGTGACTGCCCGGACGCAGCATTCCATGCCAAGCAAGAAACTTGTTGTAGCGCCGTAA
- a CDS encoding DUF4359 domain-containing protein, with the protein MNSRYDTPSHARRVRRRSGGKSLLVLILVLVVMAVTNPGKEAFSKYSVKNLENTLDQEIGDGISKLVAQPVIESLTKRDNYILFSVFSVPDLKNTDFFTGDGGATKKYIGLFKILFIKL; encoded by the coding sequence ATGAATTCGCGTTATGATACGCCAAGTCATGCACGCAGAGTCCGCAGAAGATCGGGCGGTAAGTCGTTACTGGTTCTTATCCTTGTTCTGGTTGTGATGGCTGTTACGAATCCGGGGAAGGAAGCATTCAGTAAATATTCTGTAAAGAATCTGGAGAATACGCTAGATCAGGAAATAGGCGACGGAATTAGCAAGCTGGTAGCACAGCCTGTAATTGAGTCTTTAACCAAGAGGGATAATTACATTTTGTTCTCGGTATTCAGTGTACCGGATCTTAAAAATACCGATTTTTTTACCGGGGATGGCGGGGCCACAAAGAAGTATATAGGTTTGTTCAAAATCCTTTTTATCAAGCTGTAA
- a CDS encoding LysM peptidoglycan-binding domain-containing protein yields the protein MLKYSTYNSIYNNDDIKVSAPGNPTAHTNVTKIKESVLHSLAALSSLFRQVSLMKMVLVLMLVISGFTVVGNVFAGSVSSLKPDKRIVVERGDTLWSIAVSNKPEDMKTAVYIEGIMKTNHLENSVIKAGDILTLPLY from the coding sequence ATGTTAAAGTATAGTACCTACAACAGCATCTACAATAATGACGATATCAAGGTGTCCGCTCCCGGTAATCCAACTGCTCATACTAATGTAACCAAGATCAAGGAATCGGTTCTTCATAGTCTCGCTGCGCTATCATCACTATTCCGTCAGGTCAGCCTGATGAAGATGGTTCTGGTGCTGATGCTTGTTATTTCGGGATTTACTGTGGTGGGGAATGTTTTTGCCGGTTCGGTCTCTTCGCTGAAGCCGGATAAGCGGATCGTAGTCGAACGCGGAGATACCTTATGGAGTATTGCTGTAAGCAACAAACCTGAGGACATGAAGACTGCCGTATATATAGAAGGAATAATGAAGACGAATCATTTGGAGAACAGCGTCATTAAGGCCGGAGATATTCTGACTTTACCTTTATACTGA
- a CDS encoding HAD family hydrolase: MPITAVLFDLDDTLLWDDRSVEEAFRYACEAAGDSVDPQELEAAVRREARALYESYETYPFTKLIGINPYEALWANFTAGEQPEFRQLEQLAPVYRKESWRRGLAALGVEDEALAAQLADKFAAERRSRPYIYEETLQVLDELRGKVKLLLLTNGCPALQQEKLDGVPELTPYFDHVVISGSFGKGKPDKGIFEHALGLLDIAPEQGIMVGDKLTTDILGGLSAGLTTVWINRNAKASDPEITPDYQISHLSELLPLVDTL, translated from the coding sequence ATGCCGATTACCGCCGTACTATTTGACCTTGACGATACTCTGCTGTGGGATGACCGCAGCGTGGAAGAAGCCTTCCGTTATGCTTGTGAGGCTGCTGGAGATTCCGTTGATCCGCAGGAGCTGGAAGCTGCTGTACGCAGAGAAGCCCGTGCACTCTATGAATCCTATGAGACGTATCCGTTCACGAAGCTGATCGGTATTAACCCTTATGAAGCGCTGTGGGCGAACTTCACTGCCGGTGAACAGCCGGAGTTCCGTCAACTCGAACAGCTTGCCCCTGTCTACCGTAAGGAATCCTGGCGCCGCGGCCTCGCCGCACTCGGAGTAGAGGATGAAGCGCTGGCTGCACAGCTGGCTGACAAGTTCGCCGCTGAGCGCCGCAGCCGTCCCTATATCTATGAAGAGACGCTTCAGGTGCTGGACGAGCTGCGCGGTAAGGTGAAGCTGCTGCTGCTGACGAACGGCTGCCCGGCACTTCAGCAGGAGAAGCTGGACGGTGTGCCGGAGCTTACTCCGTATTTTGACCATGTTGTGATTTCGGGAAGCTTCGGCAAAGGGAAGCCGGACAAGGGAATCTTCGAGCACGCGCTCGGACTGTTGGATATTGCTCCAGAGCAAGGGATCATGGTGGGCGATAAGCTTACGACAGATATTCTTGGCGGATTGTCTGCCGGACTGACCACGGTTTGGATCAACCGAAATGCGAAAGCATCGGACCCGGAGATTACGCCGGATTACCAGATCAGCCATCTCTCCGAGCTTCTGCCGCTGGTAGACACCCTGTAA
- a CDS encoding S1 family peptidase: MKLKVRIVLMLTATIFLCSGNVSASSNFEPYTYTNDELSFRQQFGLDTDISKVIENKSKEDNLMVNSKFGVRMTKLEEVRLTERINHQTTKLPLIKDYLDKRTKDGIVFIDQKSGGIVNIGIKNSTNIDQYESDFRNIYGDSHLINVFIAKYSEKELNELNDKLISLMDTTFNGVTITDTLVDLAEQKVQVGIKDFDETKRSILEKTFNADMLSLRNSAVVSDDLDRNSTYNPLQAGTKIINNSTGGYCSIGFLTSNFIVTAAHCGSAGNSFSQGSNGVGSMGGRTYGGNVDAAVIGTTSLSYSNDLYTSSSRAGYFDTVQANDFVGNMVCMSGASSATNPVSCGTLLSKSVSYSVDGVGFSGLRSASYTSAPGDSGAPTYYSTVLMGINKGRYNGNAVYSYIGNVMNSLSVQPLLK, encoded by the coding sequence ATGAAACTGAAAGTAAGAATTGTTTTGATGTTAACCGCAACTATTTTTTTGTGCTCCGGAAATGTAAGCGCTTCATCAAATTTCGAACCTTATACTTACACAAACGACGAACTCTCTTTTAGACAGCAATTCGGTTTAGACACTGATATCAGTAAAGTTATTGAGAACAAATCCAAGGAAGATAATCTAATGGTTAACTCTAAATTCGGAGTTAGGATGACAAAGCTCGAGGAAGTACGTCTGACAGAACGTATTAATCATCAAACGACAAAGCTGCCTCTAATTAAGGATTATCTAGATAAGCGCACTAAAGACGGGATTGTTTTCATTGACCAAAAGTCTGGAGGAATTGTTAATATAGGTATAAAGAATAGTACTAATATAGATCAATACGAATCTGATTTCAGAAATATATATGGTGACTCTCATTTAATAAATGTCTTTATTGCAAAGTATTCTGAAAAGGAATTAAATGAACTTAATGATAAGTTAATTTCTCTTATGGATACTACTTTCAATGGGGTTACAATAACTGACACATTAGTAGACTTAGCAGAACAAAAAGTACAGGTGGGCATAAAGGACTTTGATGAAACAAAGAGATCTATACTCGAAAAAACCTTTAATGCTGACATGTTGTCTTTAAGAAATTCCGCTGTGGTATCAGATGATCTTGACAGAAATTCAACATACAATCCTCTTCAAGCAGGGACAAAAATAATTAACAATTCTACTGGAGGTTACTGTAGCATTGGATTTTTAACATCCAACTTCATTGTTACTGCTGCCCACTGCGGTTCAGCGGGAAACTCCTTTAGTCAAGGTTCCAATGGTGTTGGCAGTATGGGAGGACGAACCTACGGAGGAAATGTTGATGCTGCAGTTATTGGAACGACAAGCCTATCCTATTCAAATGATCTTTATACCTCTTCAAGTAGAGCAGGATATTTTGATACTGTTCAAGCAAACGACTTTGTAGGAAATATGGTCTGTATGTCTGGAGCTTCATCAGCCACTAATCCAGTATCATGTGGAACATTATTAAGTAAATCTGTATCATATAGTGTTGATGGTGTAGGCTTTTCTGGATTAAGATCCGCTAGTTACACATCTGCACCTGGTGATAGTGGTGCACCAACATATTACAGTACTGTGTTAATGGGAATTAATAAGGGCCGGTATAACGGAAATGCTGTTTATTCGTATATCGGTAATGTAATGAATTCTTTATCTGTTCAACCCCTTTTAAAATAA
- a CDS encoding DUF3221 domain-containing protein encodes MFRKTNTITKWTLTIIFLLFVTACSKDDIHFKGIIHTVDLENKRILVISQLKEDDLGKNYKEVLESNDYSQAIWVNKITPSNYNKGDAVEVIYTASDDSFPAQVTAKKIVKSSIER; translated from the coding sequence ATGTTTCGAAAAACTAACACGATCACAAAATGGACTCTAACTATTATTTTCTTGCTATTCGTCACTGCCTGTAGCAAAGATGATATCCATTTTAAAGGGATTATACACACAGTAGACTTAGAGAACAAAAGGATTTTAGTAATATCCCAGTTGAAAGAAGATGATTTGGGTAAGAATTACAAGGAAGTTCTGGAGTCTAATGATTACTCTCAGGCCATTTGGGTAAATAAAATTACTCCTTCTAACTATAATAAGGGTGATGCGGTTGAAGTGATCTATACTGCAAGTGATGATTCATTTCCAGCACAAGTTACCGCCAAAAAAATTGTAAAGTCAAGCATAGAGCGATGA
- a CDS encoding L,D-transpeptidase has product MPNYRIIVDLSQRMLYLLDNDVVTRGFPVGIGKMLTDSPVGEYTIINKQPNPGGPFGAFWMGLSKPHYGIHGTNDPASIGHMVSHGCIRMYNADVLTLAALVPIGTRVTIRE; this is encoded by the coding sequence ATGCCCAATTATCGAATTATCGTCGATCTGTCTCAGCGCATGCTGTACCTGCTGGATAATGACGTTGTCACCAGAGGCTTCCCTGTCGGCATCGGCAAAATGTTAACCGACTCACCTGTAGGCGAATACACCATCATTAACAAGCAGCCCAATCCGGGCGGCCCGTTCGGTGCCTTCTGGATGGGTCTATCTAAGCCGCATTACGGCATCCACGGAACCAATGATCCTGCTTCCATCGGCCACATGGTCTCCCATGGCTGTATCCGCATGTATAACGCAGACGTTCTCACCCTGGCCGCCCTCGTTCCCATAGGTACCCGTGTTACCATCCGGGAATAG
- a CDS encoding DUF896 domain-containing protein, with the protein MNIDELVARINELARKAKNGGLNEEELAERAKLREIYLGNIRTNFRAQLDTIEIVDNPEHEEGNNGLKH; encoded by the coding sequence TTGAATATTGACGAATTGGTCGCACGCATCAATGAATTGGCACGCAAAGCTAAGAACGGCGGCCTGAATGAAGAGGAACTGGCTGAACGTGCCAAGCTCCGCGAGATTTATCTGGGGAACATCCGCACTAACTTTCGGGCCCAGCTTGATACCATCGAAATTGTGGACAATCCGGAGCATGAAGAGGGCAACAACGGACTTAAGCATTAG
- a CDS encoding AAA family ATPase, which translates to MEEATAIESLLQRKQENAAPVAVIMCGVAGSGKTTFALKLEQEGFVRLSIDEDIWSTHGRYGIDYPEEAYEAFKEESEHKLRKELIELLAGKRHVVVDFSFWQKRRRDEYKQLIEQHGGLWVLVHLKVQPVELRRRLHIRSARFDANAAFTITVEILTRFLNGFETPAGEGEWIIEA; encoded by the coding sequence TTGGAGGAAGCAACAGCTATTGAAAGCTTGCTGCAGAGAAAGCAGGAGAATGCAGCTCCGGTTGCTGTAATAATGTGTGGAGTAGCGGGATCGGGTAAGACGACCTTTGCGCTCAAGCTGGAGCAGGAGGGATTTGTCCGGCTGTCCATCGATGAGGATATCTGGAGCACCCATGGCCGTTATGGGATTGATTACCCTGAAGAGGCTTATGAAGCCTTCAAAGAGGAGTCGGAACACAAGCTGCGTAAGGAGTTAATAGAGCTGCTTGCCGGTAAGCGTCATGTTGTGGTGGATTTCAGCTTCTGGCAGAAGCGAAGACGTGACGAATACAAACAATTGATTGAGCAGCACGGCGGACTATGGGTCTTGGTTCATCTAAAGGTACAGCCGGTAGAGCTGCGCCGGAGGCTCCATATCCGCAGCGCACGGTTTGACGCCAATGCGGCATTCACTATTACAGTGGAGATTCTGACCCGTTTCCTGAACGGATTCGAGACGCCGGCGGGTGAAGGCGAATGGATCATTGAAGCATAA
- a CDS encoding MerR family transcriptional regulator — protein sequence MGDEIRRNMALFPIGIVMKLTDLSARQIRYYEQHSLIVPARTSGNQRLFSFNDVERLLEIKALIEKGVNIAGIKQVMNPVSKESEEATVITPDTEVRRRELSDSQLHRLLKQELVSGKRPGQVSLIQGELSRFFNK from the coding sequence ATGGGTGATGAAATCCGCAGAAATATGGCATTATTTCCTATTGGAATCGTAATGAAGTTAACTGATCTATCCGCCAGACAAATTCGTTATTATGAGCAGCACAGCCTGATTGTACCTGCGCGTACCTCCGGCAACCAGCGTTTGTTCTCTTTTAATGATGTGGAACGTCTGCTTGAGATTAAGGCGTTGATTGAGAAGGGTGTTAATATTGCCGGCATCAAGCAGGTGATGAATCCTGTCTCGAAGGAATCTGAAGAAGCTACGGTTATTACCCCTGATACAGAGGTGAGACGTAGAGAGTTGTCTGATTCGCAGCTTCACCGTCTGCTGAAGCAGGAGCTGGTTTCCGGTAAAAGACCGGGACAAGTGTCTCTAATCCAAGGTGAGCTATCCCGGTTTTTTAATAAATAA
- the glnA gene encoding type I glutamate--ammonia ligase, which translates to MSFTKEDILRIAKDENVRFIRLQFTDLLGTIKNVEIPVSQLEKALDNKMMFDGSSIEGYVRIEESDMYLYPDLSTWVIFPWVTDSRVARLICDVYMPDGTPFAGDPRGILKRCLQEAEEMGFTAMNVGPEPEFFLFRTDEKGNPTTELNDQGGYFDLAPMDLGENCRREIVLTLEEMGFEIEASHHEVASGQHEIDFKYADAIKAADQIQTFKLVVKTVARHHGLHATFMPKPLFGMNGSGMHAHQSLFKGKENMFYDESDKLGLSKTARYYMAGILKHARAFAAITNPTVNSYKRLVPGYEAPCYVAWSASNRSPMIRIPASRGLSTRVEVRNPDPAANPYLALAVMLKAGLDGIKRQLDLPAPIDRNIYVMSEEERIEEGIPSLPADLKEALNEMIRSHVITEALGEHALAHFYELKEIEWDIYRTQVHEWERDQYMTLY; encoded by the coding sequence GTGAGTTTTACTAAAGAAGATATTCTGCGCATTGCCAAGGACGAGAACGTCCGGTTTATTCGCCTGCAGTTCACCGATTTGCTGGGAACGATCAAGAATGTAGAGATTCCGGTAAGCCAGCTTGAAAAAGCACTCGACAATAAAATGATGTTCGATGGCTCTTCCATCGAAGGTTATGTGCGGATCGAAGAATCCGACATGTATCTGTATCCGGACCTGAGCACCTGGGTTATCTTCCCTTGGGTGACTGATAGCCGTGTGGCACGTCTGATTTGTGATGTGTACATGCCGGATGGCACGCCGTTTGCCGGAGACCCGCGCGGTATCCTCAAGCGTTGTCTGCAGGAAGCTGAAGAAATGGGCTTCACCGCTATGAATGTTGGACCAGAGCCGGAATTCTTCCTGTTCAGAACAGATGAGAAGGGCAATCCGACTACAGAGCTGAATGACCAGGGTGGTTATTTCGATCTCGCGCCGATGGATCTTGGGGAGAACTGCCGCCGCGAAATCGTATTGACACTGGAAGAAATGGGCTTTGAAATTGAGGCCTCCCACCATGAAGTGGCTTCCGGCCAGCATGAAATTGACTTCAAATATGCCGATGCCATCAAGGCAGCGGATCAGATTCAGACCTTCAAGCTTGTCGTGAAGACGGTAGCCCGCCATCACGGCCTGCATGCAACCTTTATGCCTAAGCCGCTGTTCGGTATGAACGGATCTGGTATGCACGCTCACCAATCCCTGTTCAAAGGCAAAGAGAATATGTTCTACGATGAGAGCGATAAGCTGGGCCTTAGCAAGACTGCCCGTTATTACATGGCGGGGATTCTGAAGCACGCACGTGCTTTTGCAGCGATCACTAACCCGACTGTCAACTCCTACAAACGTCTGGTGCCTGGCTATGAAGCACCTTGTTATGTGGCTTGGTCTGCAAGTAACCGCAGCCCGATGATCCGTATTCCGGCTTCGAGAGGACTCAGCACACGCGTAGAGGTTCGTAACCCGGACCCTGCAGCTAACCCTTACCTTGCACTCGCTGTTATGCTGAAGGCAGGTCTGGATGGAATCAAGCGTCAGCTAGATCTTCCAGCTCCTATCGACCGTAACATCTATGTGATGTCCGAAGAAGAGCGGATCGAAGAAGGCATCCCAAGTCTGCCAGCCGATCTGAAGGAAGCCCTGAACGAAATGATCCGCAGCCACGTGATCACAGAAGCCCTCGGCGAACACGCTCTGGCCCACTTCTACGAGCTGAAGGAAATCGAATGGGATATCTACCGCACCCAGGTTCACGAGTGGGAAAGAGATCAGTACATGACGCTTTACTAG
- the lexA gene encoding transcriptional repressor LexA, whose protein sequence is MSKISSRQLAILEFIRNEVRSKGYPPSVREIGEAVGLASSSTVHGHLDRLEKKGLIRRDPTKPRAIELLGQEDSENVHQFVQTVTRIPVVGKVTAGVPITATENIEDYFPLPAHYVGDNKVFMLSVLGDSMVDAGIMNGDYVIVRQQQTADNGDIVVAMTEEDEATVKTFYKERDHIRLQPENPAYEPLRLNRVTILGRVIGLFRDIH, encoded by the coding sequence ATGTCAAAGATTTCTAGTCGTCAGCTGGCGATCCTGGAATTTATACGTAATGAAGTCCGCAGCAAGGGTTATCCTCCGTCCGTCCGCGAGATTGGCGAGGCTGTCGGCCTGGCCTCCAGTTCTACCGTGCATGGTCACTTGGACCGGCTTGAGAAGAAGGGCCTGATCCGCCGTGACCCTACGAAGCCGCGTGCGATTGAATTACTCGGCCAGGAAGATTCAGAGAATGTGCATCAATTCGTCCAGACCGTTACCCGCATCCCTGTAGTGGGTAAGGTTACCGCTGGTGTTCCTATTACAGCTACAGAGAATATTGAGGATTACTTCCCGTTGCCTGCTCATTATGTAGGCGATAACAAGGTATTTATGCTATCTGTCCTTGGTGACAGTATGGTGGATGCCGGAATTATGAACGGGGATTATGTCATCGTACGCCAGCAGCAGACTGCCGACAATGGCGATATTGTTGTAGCGATGACCGAAGAAGATGAAGCAACTGTGAAGACCTTCTACAAGGAACGGGATCATATCAGGCTGCAGCCGGAGAATCCGGCGTACGAGCCTCTCCGCCTTAACCGCGTTACGATTTTGGGACGGGTCATCGGATTATTCCGCGATATCCACTAA